The following coding sequences are from one Pelagovum sp. HNIBRBA483 window:
- the smpB gene encoding SsrA-binding protein SmpB encodes MAKKQDNPNYKVIAENRRARYDYAIEDDLEVGIMLMGSEVKSLRIGQSNIAESYASVDDGELWLTNAYIAPYEQAKTWGHEERRKRKLLVSKKELARLWNDTQRKGMTLVPLLMYFNHRGLVKLKIGIAKGKKLHDKRATDAKRDWNRQKQRLLRQNS; translated from the coding sequence ATGGCAAAGAAACAGGACAATCCGAACTACAAAGTGATCGCCGAGAACCGGCGTGCCCGTTACGACTATGCCATTGAAGACGATCTCGAGGTCGGAATCATGCTCATGGGGTCCGAAGTCAAATCCCTGCGCATCGGCCAATCGAACATCGCCGAAAGCTATGCTTCTGTAGACGATGGCGAGCTTTGGCTCACCAATGCCTATATCGCTCCCTATGAACAAGCCAAGACATGGGGCCACGAAGAGCGCCGCAAACGAAAGCTGCTCGTCTCGAAGAAAGAACTGGCCCGACTGTGGAATGACACTCAGCGCAAGGGCATGACGCTTGTGCCGCTGTTGATGTACTTCAACCATCGCGGTTTGGTGAAGCTGAAGATCGGCATCGCCAAAGGCAAGAAACTGCACGACAAACGCGCCACCGACGCGAAGCGCGATTGGAACCGGCAGAAGCAGCGCCTGCTTCGGCAGAACTCTTGA
- a CDS encoding phospholipid-binding protein MlaC, with protein MSFDYRRREILALAMGALATGAPVGAAAQSAAQARALVDRIVADINAVIASGKSEAAMIRDFEGIFDRYADVPIIARYALGVEARRASADQLRRFTEAFRGYIARRYGRRFREFIGGRVEVQGEREIPRGIQVETLAILQGQSPFRVDFHVSDASGKVLFFNVIIEGIDMLLSERTEMGAMLDARRGDLDALIDAVKEI; from the coding sequence ATGTCGTTCGACTACCGCCGCCGCGAAATTCTGGCTTTGGCAATGGGCGCCTTGGCGACTGGTGCGCCTGTTGGGGCTGCTGCGCAGAGTGCGGCGCAGGCGCGCGCGCTGGTGGATCGCATCGTTGCCGACATCAACGCAGTGATCGCTTCTGGTAAATCAGAGGCGGCGATGATCCGTGATTTTGAAGGGATCTTTGACCGATACGCGGACGTGCCGATCATTGCACGTTATGCGCTTGGCGTTGAGGCGCGGCGTGCCAGTGCGGACCAATTGCGCCGGTTCACGGAAGCGTTCCGCGGCTATATTGCCCGCCGTTATGGCCGCCGGTTTCGCGAATTTATCGGCGGGCGTGTTGAGGTACAGGGCGAGCGAGAGATTCCGCGCGGCATTCAGGTGGAGACGCTGGCAATATTGCAGGGGCAATCGCCTTTCCGCGTTGATTTCCATGTTTCTGATGCATCGGGGAAAGTCCTATTTTTCAACGTGATCATTGAAGGCATCGACATGCTGCTGTCTGAACGCACGGAGATGGGTGCCATGCTGGATGCGCGGCGCGGTGATCTGGATGCATTGATCGACGCCGTCAAGGAAATCTGA
- a CDS encoding VacJ family lipoprotein translates to MSTRTAVLIGFLLAVAGCSAPQHGGFVHDPFEESNRQTHAFNKALDEAVFRPLSRGGNAVPKEVTGAVVDFAENTALPGMVVNGVLQGDLESAGINTVRFLINTTVGIGGLIDVADRMKIYERETDFGATMARWGIPEGAYVELPVYGPSTQRDTFGLVVDVVFDPLQLFVPDVIEPYIAPSRIAGEVITRGRFSTSVDTVLYESADSYAITRQMYLQNRRFELGRNAPAVPSTQVDTADPYADPYADPYADPYADPYADPYADLTGEQ, encoded by the coding sequence GTGTCCACAAGAACTGCTGTGTTGATTGGGTTTTTGCTCGCCGTCGCGGGGTGTAGCGCCCCGCAGCATGGTGGCTTTGTTCATGACCCTTTCGAGGAAAGCAACCGGCAGACGCACGCATTCAACAAAGCGTTGGACGAGGCTGTGTTCCGGCCTTTGTCGCGTGGTGGGAACGCTGTTCCGAAAGAGGTAACAGGCGCGGTCGTCGATTTTGCCGAAAATACCGCCCTGCCCGGTATGGTCGTGAATGGTGTTTTGCAGGGTGATCTGGAAAGCGCGGGCATCAATACGGTCCGGTTCCTTATCAACACGACCGTAGGGATTGGCGGGTTGATCGACGTTGCGGATCGCATGAAGATCTACGAGCGTGAAACTGATTTCGGCGCGACGATGGCGCGGTGGGGCATTCCGGAAGGGGCCTATGTGGAGTTGCCTGTTTACGGGCCTTCGACCCAGCGGGATACGTTCGGGCTGGTAGTGGACGTTGTGTTCGATCCGCTGCAACTCTTTGTGCCGGATGTCATTGAGCCTTATATCGCGCCGAGCCGGATTGCTGGCGAGGTGATCACGCGCGGGCGGTTCTCGACCTCGGTGGATACCGTTCTATATGAGAGTGCAGACAGCTATGCGATCACGCGGCAGATGTACTTGCAGAACAGACGCTTCGAATTGGGACGGAACGCCCCTGCTGTGCCGAGCACACAGGTGGACACGGCAGACCCATACGCCGACCCTTACGCCGACCCATATGCCGATCCGTATGCGGACCCATATGCTGACCCTTATGCCGATTTGACGGGAGAACAATAA
- the sseA gene encoding 3-mercaptopyruvate sulfurtransferase: protein MSAPLQSDPKTLVSTEWLAAHLKDPDLRIIDASWYMPDANRDAEAEYEAAHIPGARFFDIDEISDLRSELSHMAPPVEKFMSRMRQMGIGDGHQVVVYDGSGLFSAARVWWLFRLMGKTDIAVLDGGFPKWKAEGRPVSDEPPVIRDRHMTTRRQNTLVKDVTQVARAAKLRDHEIIDARAAARFKGEVPEPREGLRSGHIPGSKNVPFNTTLNADGTMKPTDALAKVFEEAGVDLSKPAITTCGSGVTAAVLSLALTRLGKNDHSLYDGSWSEWGMYADLPIATGES from the coding sequence ATGTCTGCGCCGTTGCAAAGTGACCCTAAAACGCTGGTCAGCACCGAGTGGCTGGCAGCGCATCTCAAAGATCCCGATCTGCGCATCATTGATGCGTCGTGGTATATGCCCGACGCCAACCGCGATGCCGAAGCCGAATACGAAGCCGCGCACATTCCGGGCGCCCGTTTTTTCGACATCGACGAGATCAGCGACCTGCGCAGCGAACTGTCGCACATGGCCCCGCCCGTCGAGAAGTTCATGAGCCGGATGCGGCAGATGGGCATTGGCGACGGTCATCAGGTCGTTGTCTACGATGGCTCCGGATTGTTTTCTGCTGCGCGCGTATGGTGGCTGTTCCGCCTTATGGGCAAGACCGACATCGCCGTACTCGACGGTGGCTTCCCCAAGTGGAAGGCCGAGGGTCGCCCTGTATCCGACGAGCCGCCTGTGATTCGCGATCGACACATGACCACCCGTCGTCAGAACACCCTCGTAAAAGACGTAACGCAAGTCGCCCGCGCCGCGAAATTGCGCGATCACGAAATCATCGACGCCCGCGCCGCCGCCCGCTTCAAAGGCGAAGTCCCAGAGCCGCGTGAGGGCCTGCGTTCCGGCCACATCCCCGGCTCGAAGAACGTCCCCTTCAACACCACGCTAAACGCCGACGGCACGATGAAGCCGACCGATGCGCTGGCAAAAGTGTTCGAAGAGGCAGGCGTCGACCTCTCGAAACCCGCCATTACCACCTGCGGATCAGGCGTGACCGCTGCGGTTCTTTCGCTTGCCCTTACCCGTTTAGGCAAGAACGATCATTCACTCTACGATGGCTCATGGTCCGAATGGGGCATGTACGCCGACCTTCCCATTGCAACCGGAGAAAGCTGA
- a CDS encoding ammonium transporter yields MKLLKTLPIVGAIAVLPTLGLAQEGPVPGVNASTDSVFIFNSLLFLMGGFLVFFMAAGFAMLEAGLVRSKNVAMQLTKNVALFSLAAIFYYLIGYNLMYPLGTWAVEGVLSGIWGPGVLEAVGVSAADADDYSYAATGSDFFFQLMFCAATASIVSGALAERIKLWPFLIFTVILTSIIYPLQASWKWGGGFLDEMGFLDFAGSTVVHSVGGWAALTGAIILGPRIGKYKDGKTIPIPGSNLALATLGTFILWLGWFGFNGGSQLAMGTVGDVADVSRIFSNTNAAAAGGAIAALVLSQLLYKKPDLTMILNGALAGLVSITAEPLTPTLGAATLIGAVGGVIVVFAVPMLDKLKIDDVVGAIPVHLLAGIWGTIAVVFTNGDASLGTQLYSILVVGAFTVVVSGLVWYILKATTGIRVDQEAEINGLDMTELGMEAYPEFSKG; encoded by the coding sequence ATGAAACTACTAAAGACACTTCCTATCGTAGGTGCCATCGCGGTACTGCCGACGCTGGGCCTCGCGCAAGAAGGGCCGGTGCCGGGGGTGAATGCCTCGACCGACTCCGTATTCATCTTTAACTCACTGCTGTTCCTTATGGGCGGCTTCCTTGTCTTCTTCATGGCGGCAGGTTTTGCCATGCTTGAGGCGGGCCTTGTCCGTTCAAAGAACGTGGCAATGCAGTTGACCAAGAACGTCGCGCTCTTCTCGCTTGCGGCAATTTTCTACTACCTCATCGGCTACAACCTGATGTACCCGCTCGGCACTTGGGCCGTTGAGGGTGTGCTTTCGGGCATTTGGGGGCCTGGAGTCCTTGAAGCGGTTGGCGTGAGCGCCGCCGATGCGGATGACTACTCCTATGCGGCGACTGGCTCGGATTTCTTCTTCCAGCTGATGTTCTGTGCAGCGACTGCTTCCATCGTATCGGGCGCGCTGGCTGAGCGCATCAAGCTGTGGCCGTTCCTCATCTTTACGGTCATTCTAACCTCGATCATCTATCCGCTTCAGGCTTCCTGGAAGTGGGGTGGTGGTTTCCTCGACGAGATGGGCTTCCTCGACTTCGCAGGTTCGACGGTTGTGCACTCCGTTGGCGGCTGGGCTGCGCTGACCGGCGCGATCATCCTTGGCCCGCGTATCGGCAAGTACAAAGACGGCAAGACCATCCCGATCCCCGGTTCGAACCTCGCACTGGCCACGCTCGGCACGTTCATCCTGTGGCTCGGCTGGTTCGGCTTCAACGGCGGTTCGCAGCTGGCAATGGGCACTGTTGGTGATGTCGCAGACGTAAGCCGTATCTTCTCCAACACGAACGCTGCTGCTGCCGGTGGTGCAATTGCCGCGCTGGTTCTGAGCCAGCTTCTCTACAAGAAGCCTGACCTTACCATGATCCTGAACGGTGCTCTTGCTGGCCTCGTCTCGATCACTGCAGAGCCGCTGACGCCGACCTTGGGCGCTGCAACTCTGATCGGTGCTGTTGGCGGTGTGATCGTTGTCTTCGCTGTGCCGATGCTCGACAAGCTGAAGATCGACGACGTGGTTGGTGCCATTCCGGTTCACCTGCTGGCAGGTATCTGGGGTACGATCGCTGTTGTCTTCACCAACGGTGATGCGTCGCTGGGTACGCAGCTCTACTCGATCCTCGTCGTCGGTGCCTTCACCGTAGTTGTCTCGGGGCTGGTCTGGTACATCCTGAAGGCGACAACGGGTATCCGTGTCGATCAAGAAGCCGAGATCAACGGGCTCGACATGACCGAGCTTGGCATGGAAGCCTATCCTGAGTTCTCGAAAGGCTGA
- a CDS encoding P-II family nitrogen regulator — protein MKLIIATIKPFKLEEVREAVTAAGVRGMMVTEIKGFGSQSGHTEIYRGAEYAVNFVPKVRLEIVVPDSMAEEIVSTIASTAKTEKIGDGKIFVLDVESAMRVRTGETGDDAL, from the coding sequence GTGAAACTCATTATCGCTACAATCAAACCGTTCAAGCTGGAGGAGGTGCGCGAGGCCGTCACCGCCGCTGGCGTGCGGGGTATGATGGTGACTGAGATCAAGGGATTTGGTTCCCAATCCGGCCACACTGAAATCTATCGCGGTGCCGAATACGCTGTGAACTTCGTTCCGAAGGTCCGGCTGGAAATCGTCGTGCCCGACAGCATGGCGGAAGAGATCGTTTCTACGATCGCAAGCACTGCCAAAACTGAAAAGATCGGCGACGGCAAGATTTTTGTTCTGGATGTCGAAAGCGCCATGCGTGTGCGCACCGGCGAAACCGGCGACGACGCGCTCTGA
- a CDS encoding transglycosylase domain-containing protein, translating to MTADGGKRPPLVADRRYPETKREPERKPKAKKANAQKRKPAKPTRRRGPLGLVWALFGWLVRLVVRLLWGIGWRIGAVCGLGIAAAVLFFAATLPPITDLVDGRARGSVTLLDRYGSPFAWRGEQFGGMITAATVSPHLHNAVIATEDRRFYRHFGLSPRGIASAIRINLSEGRGPLSGHGGSTITQQAAKLLCLGVPYDPSEWESESAYEADCRRSTLMRKGKEALYSMAMELKYSKEDILTIYLNRAYLGAGTRGFEAAAQRYFGISAAQVTPSQAAILAGLLKAPTTYAPTNNLQRSWDRANVVLGLMEREGYLTEEEAAFARANPAPLSEAAEESSGGYFADWVMSEGPEFFTRNTTEDVIIRTTLDAEIQTAAEEALTWVFENRVSEGSGAEAAIVVMSADGAVRAMVGGRNLAASGLFNRATQASRQTGSSFKPFVYGAALELGYSPLDLVDDSELTIQIPGSGPYTPRNYDNAFKGPITLTQAMAESRNIPAVRLTEELGRDNVRIIAEGFGITSDLADGPALALGASESTLIEMTGAYAGILNGGSSVTPYGLVDLRLQGDATPMMDARGGIGERVIQERTARQLVWMMNQVSEIGTAQRAKIPGWDIAAKTGTTQGARDAWFIGFTANYVTGVWMGYDDNTPLTGVTGSGLPAEIWRETMVNVLGESDPIPLPMEEPNAINETLRGLQGPEASRPSGQDEDTNILINLLNSLLSGR from the coding sequence ATGACAGCTGACGGCGGAAAAAGACCGCCTCTCGTTGCGGATAGGCGCTACCCCGAAACCAAGCGGGAACCCGAGCGCAAACCCAAGGCGAAGAAGGCCAATGCGCAAAAGCGCAAGCCCGCAAAACCCACGCGCAGACGCGGGCCGCTGGGCCTTGTCTGGGCGCTTTTTGGCTGGCTTGTCCGTTTGGTGGTCAGGCTTCTCTGGGGTATTGGCTGGCGCATTGGCGCGGTCTGCGGTTTGGGCATTGCGGCTGCTGTCCTGTTTTTTGCTGCAACCCTGCCGCCGATTACCGACCTCGTTGACGGCCGCGCTCGCGGCTCGGTCACCTTGCTAGATCGCTACGGATCACCTTTCGCTTGGCGCGGGGAGCAGTTCGGCGGGATGATCACTGCCGCTACCGTCTCGCCACATCTGCACAACGCGGTCATTGCAACCGAAGACCGGCGCTTTTACCGCCATTTCGGCCTCTCCCCGCGCGGTATCGCCAGCGCCATCCGCATCAACCTCAGCGAAGGCCGTGGCCCGCTGTCCGGCCACGGTGGCTCGACGATCACGCAACAAGCGGCAAAGCTCCTTTGCCTTGGCGTGCCCTACGACCCGTCAGAATGGGAGAGCGAATCAGCCTACGAGGCCGACTGCCGCCGCTCCACATTGATGCGCAAAGGTAAGGAAGCGCTTTATTCCATGGCGATGGAGTTGAAATACTCCAAGGAAGATATCCTGACCATCTACCTCAACCGCGCCTATCTCGGCGCAGGCACCCGTGGCTTCGAGGCCGCGGCGCAGCGCTATTTCGGCATCTCCGCCGCGCAAGTCACTCCAAGTCAGGCCGCCATTCTTGCGGGCCTCCTCAAGGCACCAACGACCTACGCGCCAACCAACAACCTCCAGCGTTCATGGGACCGCGCGAATGTCGTGCTCGGTCTGATGGAGCGCGAAGGCTACCTCACCGAAGAAGAGGCCGCCTTCGCCCGCGCCAATCCCGCCCCACTGTCCGAAGCCGCCGAAGAAAGCTCAGGCGGTTATTTCGCGGATTGGGTGATGAGCGAAGGGCCGGAATTCTTCACCCGCAATACCACGGAAGATGTCATCATCCGCACCACGCTAGATGCGGAGATTCAAACCGCAGCAGAGGAGGCCCTTACATGGGTCTTCGAAAACCGCGTCAGCGAAGGATCGGGCGCCGAGGCAGCGATCGTCGTCATGTCGGCCGATGGTGCGGTGCGCGCAATGGTCGGCGGCCGTAATCTGGCGGCATCTGGCCTGTTCAACCGCGCGACCCAAGCCAGCCGGCAAACAGGCTCGTCGTTCAAGCCGTTTGTCTATGGGGCTGCGCTCGAATTGGGCTACTCTCCGCTTGATCTGGTGGATGACTCTGAACTGACAATCCAGATCCCCGGCTCCGGCCCCTACACGCCACGCAACTATGACAACGCGTTCAAAGGCCCGATCACCCTGACCCAAGCGATGGCCGAAAGCCGGAACATCCCCGCTGTGCGCCTTACCGAGGAACTTGGTCGCGATAATGTCCGCATCATTGCCGAAGGCTTTGGCATCACCTCCGATCTGGCGGATGGCCCCGCACTTGCACTGGGGGCGTCCGAAAGCACGCTGATCGAAATGACAGGTGCTTATGCGGGCATTCTCAACGGCGGTTCCTCGGTCACGCCCTATGGGCTTGTCGATCTGCGCCTTCAAGGCGACGCAACCCCGATGATGGACGCCCGAGGCGGCATCGGCGAGCGCGTCATTCAGGAACGCACCGCGCGCCAGCTTGTCTGGATGATGAACCAAGTATCAGAAATTGGCACCGCCCAACGCGCCAAGATACCCGGCTGGGATATTGCTGCCAAAACAGGCACAACACAGGGCGCGCGTGATGCTTGGTTTATCGGCTTCACCGCCAACTACGTCACAGGTGTCTGGATGGGATATGACGATAACACCCCGCTCACGGGTGTCACAGGCTCCGGCCTCCCCGCAGAGATCTGGCGCGAAACGATGGTCAATGTACTGGGCGAAAGCGATCCGATCCCGCTGCCAATGGAGGAACCAAACGCCATCAACGAGACTCTGCGCGGCCTGCAAGGCCCAGAAGCCTCCCGCCCCAGCGGTCAGGATGAGGACACCAACATTTTGATCAATCTACTTAATTCGCTGCTCAGCGGCAGATAG
- a CDS encoding RidA family protein has product MSSNFEARLAELGITLPSAPAPAANYVPFIQSGNLVFVSGQISSNEDGFITGKLGADMSVEDGAQAARACAISLLAQLKAACEGDLDRLRRVVKLTGFVNSTADFNDQPKVINGASDFLVEALGDAGRHTRSAVSAASLPFGVAVEIEGIFEII; this is encoded by the coding sequence ATGTCCTCAAATTTCGAAGCCCGCCTCGCCGAACTTGGCATCACTTTGCCATCCGCACCGGCCCCCGCAGCAAACTATGTGCCGTTTATTCAATCGGGTAATCTGGTGTTTGTCTCCGGTCAGATCTCGAGCAACGAAGACGGGTTCATCACCGGCAAACTGGGTGCGGACATGAGCGTCGAAGACGGCGCCCAAGCCGCCCGCGCCTGCGCGATCAGCCTTCTTGCGCAGCTGAAGGCAGCTTGCGAAGGCGACCTCGACAGGCTGCGCCGCGTCGTCAAGCTGACCGGCTTCGTTAACTCGACGGCCGATTTCAACGACCAGCCAAAAGTCATCAACGGCGCGTCCGATTTCCTCGTCGAAGCGCTCGGCGATGCCGGTCGCCACACGCGCTCCGCGGTCAGCGCCGCGTCCCTTCCCTTCGGCGTCGCAGTCGAAATCGAAGGCATTTTTGAAATCATATGA
- a CDS encoding GNAT family N-acetyltransferase, with protein METAVEILTHSSIADIPATEWDACACPEATNDGRPSDPFSTHRFLLALEQSGSVGRGTGWQPHYLAARLDGELIAVAPTFAKSHSQGEYVFDHNWAHAYEQAGGRYYPKLQIAVPFTPATGRRFLTRPGHEATGISALLQAAQHVSEENRLSSFHVTFCTEAEAQIGEEIGLLRRTGQQFHWENEGYKSFDDFLAALSSRKRKTIRKERATAQAFGGEIITLTGDQIQPEHWDAFWVFYQDTGSRKWGSPYLTRAFFDILHETMRDDVVLALASRDGIPVAGALNFIGRETLFGRYWGCTEFHPCLHFELCYYQAIDYAIAHGLRVEAGAQGEHKLARGYLPAPVHSLHWIADPGFRDAVARYLDAEREAVDHEIEVLTSYGPFRRTEMEEQE; from the coding sequence ATGGAAACCGCCGTCGAAATCCTGACCCACAGCAGCATCGCGGATATCCCCGCCACCGAGTGGGACGCTTGCGCCTGCCCCGAAGCAACAAATGATGGCCGTCCGTCCGATCCGTTCTCAACCCATCGCTTTCTGTTGGCACTGGAGCAAAGCGGCTCAGTCGGGCGCGGTACAGGCTGGCAACCGCACTACCTCGCCGCGCGGTTGGACGGAGAACTAATCGCTGTCGCCCCAACCTTCGCCAAAAGCCACAGCCAGGGCGAATATGTCTTCGATCACAACTGGGCACATGCTTACGAGCAGGCAGGTGGGCGGTATTATCCAAAACTGCAAATCGCCGTTCCGTTCACCCCTGCAACTGGCCGCCGCTTCCTCACCCGCCCCGGCCACGAAGCTACCGGCATCAGCGCGCTCCTACAAGCCGCCCAACATGTGTCCGAGGAAAACCGGCTATCGTCCTTCCACGTCACCTTCTGCACCGAGGCAGAGGCCCAGATCGGAGAAGAGATCGGCCTTCTGCGCCGAACGGGCCAGCAATTCCATTGGGAAAACGAAGGTTATAAAAGCTTCGATGATTTCCTCGCCGCGCTCTCCAGCCGCAAGCGCAAAACAATCCGCAAGGAACGCGCAACCGCGCAGGCCTTCGGCGGCGAAATCATCACGCTCACCGGCGACCAGATCCAACCAGAGCACTGGGATGCCTTCTGGGTGTTCTATCAGGATACCGGCAGCCGCAAATGGGGCTCTCCCTACCTGACCCGCGCCTTCTTCGACATCCTGCACGAAACCATGCGCGATGATGTGGTCCTCGCCCTCGCCTCCCGCGATGGCATACCTGTCGCTGGTGCATTGAATTTCATCGGGCGGGAGACACTCTTTGGCCGCTACTGGGGCTGCACCGAATTTCACCCCTGCCTGCATTTCGAACTGTGCTATTATCAGGCCATCGACTACGCGATCGCCCACGGCCTCCGCGTCGAAGCGGGCGCACAGGGCGAGCATAAACTCGCCCGCGGCTACCTTCCCGCTCCGGTGCATTCCCTGCACTGGATCGCTGATCCCGGCTTCCGCGACGCCGTCGCGCGCTATCTCGATGCTGAACGAGAGGCCGTTGATCACGAAATCGAAGTTCTCACCAGCTACGGCCCTTTCCGCCGCACCGAAATGGAGGAGCAGGAATGA
- a CDS encoding aromatic amino acid transaminase, whose product MLEHLKEQPADKILMLMQSYREDPRENKVDLGVGVYKDASGNTPVMRAVKAAEKRIWEDQTTKAYTGLAGDPAYTSGMIDLVLSGAAPKERIAAVATPGGTGAIRQGLELIRRAAPDATVWVSAPTWPNHPSIIKFLGMKMGEYRYFDDSTRGVDFSAMMSDLSGISTGDVVLLHGCCHNPTGANLSDAQWDEVIALLKEKGAVPMVDIAYQGFGDGLDADGAATRKVAAAMDECLIAASCSKNFGIYRERTGILMAIARDDKEAKIAQANMNFLNRQNFSFPPDHGARIVSTILGDPTLRADWEAELEEVRLSMLGLRQQLADELRQLSNSDRFDFIAHHRGMFSQIGTTPEKVETMRQNNGIYMVSDSRMNIAGLNAETVPLLARAIVDARV is encoded by the coding sequence ATGCTGGAGCATCTCAAAGAACAGCCTGCCGATAAAATTCTGATGTTGATGCAGTCCTATCGGGAAGACCCCCGCGAGAACAAAGTCGACCTCGGCGTTGGCGTCTACAAGGACGCAAGCGGCAACACACCCGTCATGCGGGCTGTCAAAGCCGCCGAGAAGCGCATCTGGGAAGATCAAACCACCAAGGCCTATACCGGCCTTGCAGGGGATCCCGCCTATACAAGCGGCATGATCGACCTTGTTCTTTCCGGCGCGGCACCCAAGGAACGCATTGCCGCTGTTGCCACTCCTGGCGGCACTGGGGCGATCCGTCAAGGCCTCGAGCTGATCCGCCGCGCCGCGCCTGACGCTACTGTCTGGGTGTCCGCACCGACATGGCCCAACCATCCATCCATCATCAAGTTCCTCGGTATGAAGATGGGCGAGTACCGCTATTTCGATGACTCCACCCGCGGCGTCGATTTTTCCGCCATGATGTCGGACCTCTCCGGCATTTCGACTGGTGATGTCGTGCTTCTGCATGGCTGCTGCCATAACCCGACAGGCGCCAACCTCTCGGATGCCCAATGGGATGAGGTTATCGCCCTGCTGAAGGAAAAAGGCGCCGTGCCGATGGTCGACATCGCCTACCAAGGTTTTGGCGATGGGCTGGACGCCGATGGCGCTGCCACGCGCAAAGTTGCTGCCGCGATGGATGAGTGCCTGATCGCTGCCTCATGTTCTAAGAACTTCGGCATCTACCGTGAACGTACCGGCATCCTCATGGCCATCGCCCGCGATGACAAGGAAGCGAAAATCGCCCAAGCGAATATGAATTTCCTGAACCGGCAGAACTTCTCCTTCCCGCCGGATCACGGCGCCCGCATCGTTTCGACCATTCTGGGCGATCCCACCCTGCGCGCCGATTGGGAAGCCGAGCTGGAAGAGGTGCGCCTCTCGATGCTTGGCCTTCGCCAGCAACTGGCCGATGAGCTGCGGCAGCTTTCCAATTCGGATCGCTTCGATTTCATCGCCCACCACCGTGGCATGTTCTCACAAATCGGCACCACGCCGGAGAAGGTTGAGACAATGCGCCAAAACAACGGCATCTACATGGTGTCCGACAGCCGGATGAACATTGCAGGCCTCAACGCCGAAACCGTTCCGCTCCTCGCACGCGCAATCGTCGACGCCCGCGTATAA
- a CDS encoding glycerophosphodiester phosphodiesterase family protein: MILPNTFLESPIAHRGLHDRAQGRPENSIEAITAAIESGYGIEIDLQLSSDGVPMVFHDYDLGRLTGRQGAVARHSAKELGAIPLLGGKHDIPTLADALNLVDGRTPLLIEIKDQDGAMGPNTGPLEQATAQVLASYSGPVAVMSFNPFSMRAFAKAAPTLPIGLTTSDWKPEDWPTIPARRCAELATLSDVFDVSAAFISHDVADLTNPAVLALKKKGLPILCWTVTSPEQEAQARRVADNITFEGYAA, translated from the coding sequence ATGATCCTGCCCAATACCTTCTTGGAAAGCCCCATCGCGCATCGTGGCTTGCACGACCGCGCGCAGGGCCGCCCTGAAAACTCGATCGAGGCCATCACCGCCGCGATCGAAAGCGGCTACGGCATCGAAATTGATCTGCAACTGTCGTCAGACGGCGTTCCGATGGTCTTTCACGATTACGACCTCGGCAGGCTCACAGGGCGTCAAGGCGCTGTGGCCCGACATTCCGCCAAGGAATTGGGAGCCATTCCGCTGCTCGGCGGGAAACACGACATCCCCACACTTGCCGATGCGCTAAATCTCGTCGACGGGCGTACCCCGCTCCTGATCGAGATCAAGGACCAAGACGGCGCAATGGGGCCAAACACTGGCCCGCTGGAACAAGCAACAGCGCAGGTGCTCGCAAGTTATTCCGGCCCCGTTGCGGTGATGTCTTTCAACCCGTTCAGTATGCGAGCATTCGCTAAAGCCGCCCCCACACTCCCGATCGGCCTCACCACCAGCGACTGGAAACCGGAGGACTGGCCCACCATCCCCGCGCGCCGCTGCGCTGAATTGGCAACGCTGTCTGACGTGTTCGATGTCAGTGCGGCGTTCATCAGTCACGATGTTGCCGATCTCACCAATCCGGCTGTTCTGGCACTCAAGAAAAAGGGTCTGCCCATCCTTTGCTGGACAGTCACCTCCCCTGAACAAGAGGCTCAAGCCCGCCGCGTTGCCGACAATATCACTTTCGAGGGCTATGCCGCTTGA